A genomic stretch from Thermodesulfobacteriota bacterium includes:
- a CDS encoding class I tRNA ligase family protein, with amino-acid sequence ETKELALQAAKENYGKDVELSRDPDVLDTWFSSGLWPFSTLGWPEKTAELEKHYPTSVLVTGFDIIFFWVARMIMQGLNFMKDVPFKDVYIHGLIRDEKGQKMSKTRGNVIDPLEVIDTYGADAMRFSLTALATQGRDIKLSMPVIEGYRNFINKIWNASRFLVMNLEGYNPDIAPSETQLSTYDKWILTKLNNTIKEVEDSIEAYEFDKAASSIYQFFWAEYCDWYLELVKPVLYGDNADDKKRTQSVLVKVLSTALGLLHPMAPFVTEELYQRLREFGVEIKDVDGSSAQSIVVSCFPEFNEAEIFQKQADEVEFIKSIVGAVRGLRAIVGLHPSERVNIQLLPQSDDAKVAIESNKNSILALASLSGLEIIQGEKPEKSVAQVIAGVEVFLPVEGLIDIDKETQRVKKDIAKVSKDLDQTEKKLNNSNFLDRAPEDVINKEKEKLQEFSTQKEKLEEVLSKLKEAG; translated from the coding sequence AGAAACTAAGGAACTAGCCTTACAAGCTGCAAAAGAGAACTATGGTAAAGATGTAGAATTAAGCCGCGATCCTGACGTGTTGGATACATGGTTTTCTTCTGGGCTGTGGCCATTTTCAACTCTTGGCTGGCCTGAGAAAACTGCAGAGCTAGAAAAACACTATCCAACATCCGTATTAGTTACAGGTTTTGACATCATCTTCTTTTGGGTTGCCAGAATGATAATGCAGGGCCTTAATTTTATGAAAGACGTGCCGTTTAAAGATGTCTACATTCATGGTCTTATCAGGGATGAGAAAGGTCAGAAGATGAGTAAAACAAGGGGTAACGTGATTGACCCTCTAGAAGTTATCGACACTTATGGAGCAGACGCAATGAGGTTTAGCCTTACAGCGTTAGCAACTCAGGGACGAGATATTAAACTTTCAATGCCTGTCATTGAGGGTTATAGAAACTTCATAAATAAAATTTGGAACGCTTCTAGGTTCCTCGTTATGAATCTAGAAGGCTACAATCCAGATATCGCTCCATCTGAAACTCAGCTTTCTACATATGATAAATGGATACTCACCAAGCTTAACAATACGATCAAAGAAGTAGAAGATTCTATCGAGGCTTACGAATTTGATAAAGCTGCAAGCTCAATATATCAATTCTTCTGGGCAGAATACTGCGATTGGTATCTGGAGTTAGTTAAGCCTGTTCTTTACGGCGATAATGCCGATGATAAAAAAAGGACTCAGAGCGTACTGGTAAAAGTATTATCGACCGCGCTTGGGCTCTTACACCCTATGGCTCCTTTTGTTACTGAGGAGCTTTATCAAAGGTTAAGAGAATTTGGGGTTGAAATCAAAGATGTCGACGGCTCTAGTGCTCAAAGCATTGTTGTCTCTTGTTTCCCAGAGTTTAATGAAGCCGAAATTTTTCAAAAGCAAGCGGACGAAGTAGAGTTTATTAAAAGCATTGTTGGAGCTGTGAGAGGTCTAAGAGCAATAGTAGGTCTCCATCCTTCAGAGAGGGTGAATATTCAGCTTCTACCTCAGAGTGATGATGCGAAAGTAGCTATTGAATCAAACAAAAACTCTATACTTGCTCTAGCATCGCTATCCGGACTTGAGATAATCCAAGGAGAAAAGCCTGAAAAGTCAGTAGCGCAGGTAATCGCCGGAGTTGAGGTATTTTTGCCTGTTGAGGGATTAATAGATATTGATAAAGAAACCCAAAGAGTTAAAAAGGATATTGCTAAAGTCTCTAAGGATTTAGATCAGACTGAGAAAAAACTCAATAATTCGAATTTCTTAGACCGTGCTCCTGAAGATGTCATAAATAAAGAAAAAGAAAAATTGCAGGAGTTTTCCACCCAAAAAGAAAAACTTGAAGAAGTGCTCAGTAAGCTTAAAGAAGCAGGCTAA
- the purF gene encoding amidophosphoribosyltransferase produces MPKLKEECGVFGIFNNLEASNLTYLGLHALQHRGQESAGIVTSDGVNLHNHRAMGLVSDIFSEEVLAELPGKNAIGHVRYSTTGSSQIKNMQPIVINYHRGSLAIAHNGNLTNAKSLRDELESEGAIFQSTTDTEVIVHLIAKSKEEKLVKRIIEALMRCKGAYSLLFMTPEYIIAARDPYGFRPLVMGKIGDSPVFASESCAFDLIEADFEREVEPGEIVVINSEGVESFKPFGEVKHAYCVFEYIYFARPDSFLTGRNVYQVRKELGKQLAREHPADADIVVAVPDSGVPSAMGFAEEAGLPLELGLLRSHYMGRTFIEPQQSIRNFGVKLKLNAIGEVLRDKKVVIIDDSIVRGTTSRKIVKMIKAAGAKEVHMRISSPPTKFSCYYGIDTPLKEELIANSLTIDEIRKYITSDSLGYLSMQGVMSAVQAAKKVNGKEHFCNACFTGKYPVELTDQKSKTKQLGLFGV; encoded by the coding sequence ATGCCTAAGCTCAAAGAAGAATGCGGTGTTTTTGGCATATTTAACAACCTAGAAGCCTCTAACCTAACCTATCTGGGCCTGCACGCCCTACAACACAGAGGACAAGAAAGCGCTGGAATAGTCACATCAGACGGCGTAAACCTACATAATCACCGAGCTATGGGTCTTGTGTCAGATATTTTTTCAGAAGAGGTTCTAGCTGAACTTCCTGGGAAAAACGCAATCGGACATGTGCGCTATTCAACAACAGGTTCAAGTCAGATAAAAAATATGCAGCCGATAGTGATCAACTATCATAGAGGATCGCTAGCAATTGCGCACAACGGAAATCTTACCAACGCTAAGAGCCTAAGAGACGAGCTTGAGTCAGAAGGAGCAATCTTTCAATCAACCACTGATACAGAAGTTATTGTTCATCTAATCGCAAAATCAAAAGAAGAAAAACTTGTAAAAAGAATCATTGAAGCGCTTATGAGGTGTAAGGGAGCATACTCACTGTTATTCATGACACCTGAATATATAATCGCTGCAAGAGACCCATATGGATTCAGACCTCTCGTGATGGGTAAAATTGGTGATTCACCTGTATTTGCTTCAGAGAGCTGCGCTTTTGATCTTATTGAAGCAGACTTTGAGAGAGAAGTTGAGCCTGGGGAAATTGTAGTTATTAACTCAGAAGGAGTAGAATCATTTAAACCCTTTGGAGAAGTAAAACACGCATACTGCGTATTTGAATATATATATTTTGCACGTCCTGATAGTTTTCTTACAGGAAGAAATGTATACCAAGTAAGAAAGGAGCTTGGAAAACAGTTGGCCCGTGAACACCCTGCCGATGCTGATATTGTTGTCGCGGTGCCGGATTCAGGAGTTCCATCGGCAATGGGATTTGCTGAGGAGGCAGGGCTTCCTTTGGAGCTAGGGCTATTAAGAAGTCATTACATGGGAAGAACCTTTATTGAACCTCAGCAGTCAATTAGAAACTTTGGTGTAAAGCTTAAGTTAAACGCAATAGGAGAAGTTTTAAGAGATAAAAAGGTCGTCATAATAGACGACTCTATTGTAAGGGGAACAACTAGCAGAAAAATTGTAAAGATGATAAAAGCCGCCGGAGCTAAAGAGGTGCATATGAGAATAAGCTCGCCGCCCACAAAATTTTCCTGCTATTACGGTATCGATACTCCTCTTAAGGAAGAGCTTATTGCAAACTCGCTTACAATAGACGAAATTAGAAAATACATAACCTCTGACTCTCTAGGATACCTAAGCATGCAAGGTGTGATGAGTGCTGTTCAGGCTGCAAAGAAAGTAAACGGGAAGGAGCACTTCTGTAATGCTTGTTTTACCGGCAAGTACCCCGTGGAGCTAACTGATCAGAAATCTAAAACAAAACAGCTTGGTCTTTTTGGTGTCTAG
- the purL gene encoding phosphoribosylformylglycinamidine synthase subunit PurL produces MARDNSTMPNLQTALDHGLTEQEYNKIVDALGREPNITELGILAAMWSEHCSYKSSRVHLKKLPTSGEAVIQGPGENAGIVDIGDGQCAVFKMESHNHPSFIEPYQGAATGVGGILRDIFTMGARPIALLDSLRFGNPELPKTKFLVDGIVDGIAGYGNCIGIPTVGGEVYFDDCYNGNPLVNAFALGITKTDEIFRGYATGVGNPVIYVGSKTGRDGIHGAVMASETFTKEAEEKRPAVQVGDPFTEKLLLEACLELFKTGIVVGIQDMGAAGLTSSSTEMAERAGTGLLIEIDKVPRREEGMTPYEVMLSESQERMLMVVEKGKENIAEDIFKKWDLDFSVIGQVTDSGKLVITDKGELSAEIPINLISEEAPLYNRPIERADYMDDLNELDISSLQVPGDFNQALLTLLSCPTLASKKWIYEQYDYMVRTNTIVMPGSDAAVVRIKDTDKAVAMTVNCNSKYCYLDPYVGAAIAVAESARNLACSGAKPLAITDCLNFGSPENPGVMWQFEQAIHGMSEACLKLNTPVVSGNVSFYNETEGTAIYPTPGVGMVGLIEDTDHHVTQWFKNEGDIIVLLGETKEEFGGSEYLNQIHGRVQGSPPSLDLDRELKLIKVLLNASKRGIINSAHDISEGGLAVAISECCFTAKGPIGVEIEVPPYLIRKDAILFSESQGRAVVSLSDENLDKLKELADDLDLPMEIIGKVSGTRLLIGDLIDIPISTAYSAWAQGFENILKSYA; encoded by the coding sequence ATGGCAAGAGATAATTCCACCATGCCCAACTTACAAACTGCTTTAGATCACGGATTAACCGAACAGGAATACAATAAAATTGTAGACGCTTTAGGCAGAGAGCCCAATATTACTGAGCTTGGAATCCTTGCTGCAATGTGGTCTGAGCACTGCTCATATAAGAGCTCGAGAGTCCATCTCAAGAAGCTTCCAACTAGTGGTGAAGCAGTTATACAGGGCCCGGGCGAAAACGCCGGGATTGTTGATATTGGAGACGGCCAATGCGCTGTATTTAAGATGGAGAGTCATAACCACCCATCTTTTATTGAACCTTACCAGGGCGCTGCCACCGGTGTAGGAGGTATACTTAGAGACATATTCACAATGGGCGCAAGACCCATAGCCCTATTAGATTCTCTTAGATTCGGAAACCCTGAGCTACCCAAAACTAAATTCTTGGTCGACGGTATAGTTGACGGCATCGCTGGATACGGAAACTGCATTGGAATCCCCACTGTAGGCGGCGAAGTATACTTTGATGACTGCTACAACGGAAACCCGCTTGTTAACGCTTTTGCTCTTGGTATTACAAAAACAGACGAGATATTCAGAGGCTACGCAACTGGGGTCGGGAACCCAGTTATTTATGTGGGCTCGAAAACAGGAAGAGATGGAATTCATGGCGCAGTAATGGCTTCAGAAACATTTACCAAAGAGGCAGAGGAAAAAAGGCCCGCCGTTCAAGTCGGCGATCCATTTACTGAGAAACTCTTACTTGAAGCTTGCCTTGAACTTTTCAAAACTGGAATAGTAGTTGGCATTCAAGACATGGGAGCCGCCGGGCTTACATCTTCATCTACAGAAATGGCTGAGCGAGCTGGAACAGGACTCCTCATCGAAATTGACAAGGTACCAAGAAGAGAAGAAGGCATGACTCCATATGAAGTAATGCTATCAGAATCTCAAGAGCGTATGCTTATGGTCGTAGAAAAGGGCAAAGAGAACATTGCAGAGGATATTTTCAAAAAGTGGGATCTTGATTTTAGCGTTATTGGCCAAGTCACAGACAGCGGGAAATTAGTTATTACTGATAAGGGTGAGTTATCTGCAGAAATTCCTATAAACCTAATATCAGAAGAAGCACCACTATACAACAGACCTATAGAAAGAGCTGATTATATGGATGATCTTAACGAGCTTGATATTTCCTCGCTACAAGTTCCCGGCGATTTTAATCAAGCTCTGCTTACTCTGTTATCCTGCCCTACTCTTGCAAGCAAAAAATGGATTTATGAACAATACGACTACATGGTCAGAACTAACACTATTGTAATGCCAGGCTCGGATGCCGCTGTCGTAAGGATTAAAGATACGGACAAAGCTGTGGCAATGACAGTTAACTGTAATTCTAAATACTGTTATCTAGACCCTTATGTTGGGGCAGCAATAGCAGTAGCAGAGAGTGCCAGAAACCTTGCTTGCTCGGGCGCTAAGCCTCTTGCTATTACCGACTGTCTTAACTTTGGAAGCCCAGAAAACCCTGGGGTTATGTGGCAGTTTGAACAGGCAATACATGGAATGAGTGAGGCGTGTCTAAAATTAAACACCCCTGTTGTAAGCGGAAATGTAAGTTTTTACAACGAGACCGAGGGTACAGCAATCTACCCAACCCCCGGCGTAGGGATGGTAGGGCTTATTGAGGACACAGACCATCATGTAACCCAGTGGTTTAAAAATGAAGGTGATATAATTGTACTGCTCGGAGAAACCAAAGAGGAATTTGGGGGAAGTGAGTATTTAAATCAAATTCACGGAAGAGTACAGGGCTCCCCTCCTTCATTAGATTTAGATCGAGAGTTAAAATTAATTAAGGTCTTACTAAATGCATCTAAGAGAGGTATAATAAACTCGGCACACGATATTTCTGAGGGTGGCCTGGCTGTTGCTATTTCAGAGTGCTGTTTTACCGCTAAGGGACCAATCGGAGTTGAAATAGAAGTGCCGCCTTACTTGATAAGAAAAGATGCTATTTTGTTTTCTGAATCCCAGGGTAGAGCAGTAGTGTCTTTAAGCGATGAGAATCTAGATAAATTAAAGGAATTAGCAGACGATTTAGACTTGCCTATGGAAATAATCGGTAAAGTTAGTGGGACAAGACTATTAATAGGGGATTTAATAGATATTCCCATATCCACTGCCTATAGTGCATGGGCACAGGGGTTTGAGAATATATTAAAAAGCTATGCCTAA
- the rlmN gene encoding 23S rRNA (adenine(2503)-C(2))-methyltransferase RlmN, translated as MLDKETRNIKDLSPIEIEKFVLENDLKPFRARQISKWVYQKGALSFEEMSDLSKDFRDLLQFYFSIDPSIELDQEQVSKDGTKKYLFKLSDGNQIETVLIPDKGRNTLCVSSQVGCALGCTFCMTGTVGKIRNLKPSEILDQYMLVNEFNDGSVTNIVFMGMGEPLDNIDNLVRVINILTDSNYIGLSPKRITVSTSGLVPKIKELGEKVSVNLAVSLNAPRDELRDEIMPINKRYPIKELIDASVKFPVPNRKYLMFEYVVLKDVNDSVSDAHTLGRLLEGIKCKINLIPFNEAYPLPYKSPTWEEVLRFQEILISYKINVRIRKSRGSDILGACGQLAAKYPSVKVSEAKV; from the coding sequence ATGTTGGATAAAGAAACAAGGAATATAAAGGACTTAAGCCCAATAGAAATTGAAAAATTTGTCTTAGAGAACGACCTCAAGCCATTTAGGGCAAGACAGATCAGTAAATGGGTATATCAAAAAGGTGCATTAAGTTTTGAAGAGATGTCTGATCTTTCAAAAGATTTCAGAGATCTTTTACAGTTCTATTTCTCTATAGATCCATCGATCGAACTTGATCAGGAGCAGGTATCTAAAGACGGCACAAAAAAATATCTATTCAAGCTCTCAGACGGCAATCAAATCGAAACAGTTCTTATTCCCGATAAAGGAAGAAATACATTATGCGTATCCTCTCAGGTAGGGTGTGCTTTAGGCTGCACTTTTTGCATGACGGGAACCGTTGGGAAAATAAGGAATCTAAAGCCGTCTGAAATACTTGATCAATATATGTTAGTAAACGAGTTCAATGACGGCAGTGTAACAAATATTGTTTTTATGGGCATGGGCGAGCCGTTGGATAACATTGATAATCTAGTTAGGGTGATAAATATTCTCACAGACTCAAACTATATTGGACTGTCTCCAAAGCGCATAACAGTATCAACATCAGGGCTGGTGCCGAAAATAAAAGAGCTGGGAGAGAAAGTTTCCGTAAATCTCGCTGTTTCTTTAAATGCTCCAAGGGATGAGCTCAGAGATGAGATTATGCCTATAAACAAGCGATATCCGATAAAAGAGCTTATTGACGCCAGTGTTAAATTTCCAGTTCCAAACAGGAAATACTTGATGTTTGAATATGTAGTTCTTAAAGATGTAAACGATTCGGTCAGCGATGCGCATACTCTTGGCCGTTTGTTAGAAGGCATAAAGTGTAAGATTAATCTGATACCATTTAATGAAGCGTATCCACTTCCTTACAAGTCTCCAACTTGGGAGGAGGTACTCAGATTTCAAGAAATTCTTATATCATATAAAATAAATGTGCGAATCAGAAAGAGTAGGGGCAGTGATATTTTAGGCGCATGCGGACAACTTGCAGCAAAATATCCTTCGGTAAAAGTATCCGAGGCAAAAGTTTAG
- the alaS gene encoding alanine--tRNA ligase: MTGSEIRELFLKFFEENNHTIVQSSSLIPKNDPTLLFTNAGMVQFKDVFLGLDKRAYKRATSSQKCVRAGGKHNDLENVGHTARHHTFFEMLGNFSFGNYFKKEAIEFGWKLMTEVYKLPVEKLWVTVFEDDDEASELWQTVIGLPQDRVLRMGEKDNFWSMGDTGPCGPCSEILIDQGEEFTCDKPTCAPGCECDRYLELWNLVFMQFDRDSSGNMTQLPNPSIDTGMGLERITAVLQGVKSNYETDLLRGIISNVEEISSKTYGKDGADDISMRVIADHARAVTFLISDGVFPSNEGRGYVLRRILRRAVRHAKMLGIEEPCLYKITHRVKEIMKDAYPELKENIDFISDVVKNEEERFFETIERGLELLQIEIEKHKDDKVLPGDVVFKLYDTFGFPVDLTQDIASENGLTLDHEGFEKEMDQQRTQSRQAWKGDEDGDLEPIYKEFVSGGLNVNFTGYNKTQDQGQITAIIKENSLVDSAQEGEEVDIITDQTPFYGESGGQIGDRGVIDTNNAKAQVLDTKKPLPNIIVHHSKISKGTLSVGDKAELTVDKKFRYGVETHHSSTHILHAVLREVLGTHVGQAGSLVAPGRLRFDFTHHSPIDAGDIRKMEDVINERIRWDDNVMIEADVNYDDAIKKGAMAFFEEKYGDKVRVVSIGDYSTELCGGTHLGSSGEAGLLKIVSEGASSAGVRRIEALAGESAWDYMRGKEDTLTEATNILRVSESDLISRLKKLVEENESVKSELDTYKNQALSEKAGDLMDNIKDVNGTKVLSAEVSGADAGQLRKVWDDLKSKLGSGIAVLGSKDNGKAYILIGVTKDLTKKYHSGNMVKELAPIIGGRGGGKPDLAQAGGDNPDMLSEALNKAYDLISAN, from the coding sequence ATGACAGGATCTGAGATAAGAGAGTTATTTCTTAAGTTTTTTGAAGAAAATAACCATACAATTGTGCAGAGCTCATCACTGATACCAAAAAATGACCCGACTCTGCTTTTTACAAATGCGGGGATGGTTCAGTTTAAGGATGTCTTTCTTGGTCTTGATAAACGTGCTTATAAAAGAGCAACTTCATCTCAAAAATGTGTAAGAGCTGGTGGTAAGCACAATGACTTGGAAAATGTCGGACACACTGCGAGGCATCACACTTTTTTTGAGATGCTCGGCAATTTTTCCTTTGGCAACTACTTCAAGAAAGAAGCTATAGAGTTTGGATGGAAGCTAATGACAGAGGTCTACAAGTTACCTGTCGAGAAGCTTTGGGTAACAGTTTTTGAAGATGATGATGAAGCATCAGAGCTGTGGCAAACAGTAATAGGGCTACCACAAGACAGAGTTCTTCGCATGGGGGAGAAGGACAACTTTTGGTCAATGGGTGACACGGGGCCCTGTGGCCCATGCTCTGAGATCTTGATTGATCAGGGGGAGGAGTTTACCTGCGATAAACCCACTTGTGCCCCTGGTTGTGAGTGTGACCGCTATCTTGAGCTCTGGAACCTTGTTTTTATGCAGTTTGACCGTGATTCAAGCGGCAACATGACTCAGCTTCCGAATCCAAGCATTGATACTGGAATGGGGCTTGAGAGAATTACTGCAGTCCTTCAGGGTGTTAAGAGCAATTATGAAACAGACCTTCTAAGAGGGATAATTTCAAATGTTGAAGAGATTAGCAGCAAAACTTATGGAAAGGATGGGGCTGATGATATTTCTATGCGTGTAATAGCTGATCATGCAAGGGCTGTTACTTTCTTAATCTCTGACGGCGTTTTTCCTTCGAACGAGGGAAGGGGGTATGTACTTAGAAGAATACTAAGACGGGCCGTTCGTCATGCTAAAATGCTTGGAATTGAAGAGCCTTGCCTCTATAAAATTACACACAGAGTAAAAGAAATAATGAAAGACGCTTATCCTGAGCTAAAAGAAAATATAGATTTTATCTCTGATGTAGTGAAGAATGAGGAAGAGAGATTTTTTGAAACAATTGAAAGGGGTTTGGAACTGTTACAAATTGAAATAGAAAAACATAAAGATGATAAAGTTCTTCCAGGTGATGTTGTTTTTAAACTTTATGACACCTTTGGGTTTCCTGTAGATCTTACCCAGGATATAGCATCTGAGAATGGACTTACGCTCGATCACGAGGGTTTTGAGAAAGAGATGGATCAGCAGAGAACTCAGTCCAGACAAGCCTGGAAGGGAGATGAAGATGGTGATTTAGAACCAATATATAAAGAGTTTGTCTCGGGTGGTTTGAATGTTAATTTTACAGGCTACAATAAAACTCAAGACCAGGGACAAATCACTGCAATAATTAAAGAAAACAGCCTTGTAGATAGTGCCCAAGAGGGAGAAGAGGTCGATATTATCACCGACCAAACTCCGTTTTACGGTGAATCAGGAGGTCAGATTGGTGACAGGGGTGTCATTGATACTAATAACGCTAAAGCGCAAGTCCTGGATACTAAAAAACCTCTTCCTAATATTATTGTCCACCATAGCAAGATAAGTAAAGGCACTCTTAGTGTCGGTGATAAAGCTGAACTTACAGTAGATAAGAAATTCAGATACGGAGTTGAAACCCATCACTCATCAACTCATATACTCCACGCAGTTCTAAGAGAGGTTCTGGGAACTCATGTAGGTCAAGCCGGATCATTGGTTGCACCAGGAAGACTGAGGTTTGATTTTACTCACCACTCGCCGATTGATGCGGGCGATATTAGAAAGATGGAAGATGTTATAAATGAGAGAATAAGATGGGATGATAATGTGATGATCGAGGCGGATGTTAATTATGACGATGCCATCAAAAAAGGAGCTATGGCATTTTTTGAAGAGAAGTACGGAGATAAGGTCAGGGTAGTGAGTATTGGTGATTACAGCACAGAGCTTTGCGGAGGAACCCATCTTGGTAGTTCAGGTGAAGCTGGGCTTTTAAAAATAGTATCAGAGGGCGCATCATCTGCTGGAGTTAGAAGAATAGAAGCATTAGCAGGTGAGTCAGCTTGGGATTATATGAGGGGCAAAGAAGATACTCTCACCGAGGCTACAAATATACTCAGAGTCTCTGAGTCAGATTTAATATCCAGGTTAAAAAAATTAGTAGAAGAAAATGAGTCAGTTAAGTCTGAGCTTGATACATATAAGAACCAAGCGCTTAGCGAGAAAGCCGGCGATTTAATGGATAATATAAAAGATGTAAACGGCACTAAAGTTCTTAGTGCTGAAGTGTCCGGCGCTGACGCAGGTCAGCTCAGAAAAGTCTGGGATGATCTTAAGAGCAAACTTGGTTCTGGTA